From Salvelinus fontinalis isolate EN_2023a chromosome 30, ASM2944872v1, whole genome shotgun sequence, one genomic window encodes:
- the LOC129829175 gene encoding zinc finger protein 345-like, which translates to MSEPGSGCGVPAQRSSQRGPEMLSVKLGDCNQTVELNVIVKEEGEEREINEGEEEEREEDKDSVDSGESPNPDPDNEPSSTVSRLPGRGSYPCPQCEKSFSSSTNLKNHQRVHTGEKPFECSTCGKRFSEKVNLKRHERVHSGEKPYHCTTCGKNFNHSGSLKQHLRIHTGEKPYHCSLCGKSFSRAGDLKTHQRSHSEEKPYHCSLCGKSFNQPGNLKSHQRIHIGEKPACALNLIVKEEEDEKEIDEKEKGEVEEEEENSGVIDLGTLRLPGRGSYPCPQCGKSFSSSGNLKNHQRVHTGEKPFHCATCGKSFSEKVNLTRHERVHSGEKPYHCTQCGKSFNHSGSLKEHQRVHTGEKPYHCSLCWKNFSQPGNLKKHQRIHTGEKPYHCSLCGKNFRFAGDLKNHQRSHSGEKPYQCSLCGKGFTQLRILKSHQRIHIGETPACAFNVFVQEEEREINVEEKRAVEEEEDNSGVVDPNISILLGRGRYPCPQCEKSFRSSSNLKNHQRVHTGEKPFHCSQCGRGFSEKVNLKRHERVHSGEKPYHCTTCGKSFNHSGSLKEHQRIHTGEKPYHCSLCGNNFRFAGDLKNHQRSHSGEKPYHCTQCGERFTQLRSLRRHERISIGAKPACAFNVIVQEEEEEGGEREVEGEESNVK; encoded by the exons ATGTCTGAACCGGGTTCTGGTTGTGGTGTTCCAGCCCAGAGAAGCTCACAGCGGGGTCCAGAGATGCTGTCAGTGAAGCTGGGGGACTGCAATCAAACAGTGGAACTCAATGTGATTGTCAAagaggagggtgaagagagagaaatcaatgagggggaggaggaagagagagaggaggacaaggaCTCTGTTGACTCAG GAGAGAGCCCCAACCCAGACCCAGACAACGAGCCCAGTTCCACAGTATCAAGACTACCTGGGCGTGGGAGTTACCCATGCCCTCAATGTGAGAAGAGTTTCAGTTCCTCAACTAATCTAAAGAATCATCAAAGagtacacactggagagaaacctttcgAATGCTCAACATGTGGCAAGAGGTTCAGTGAGAAAGTAAACCttaagagacatgagagagtacatagtggagagaagccttaccactgcaccACATGTGGGAAGAACTTCAATCATTCAGGAAGTCTTAAGCAACATCTGCGAATACATACAGGGGAGAAACCTTACCACTGCTCTctttgtgggaagagtttcagtCGGGCAGGAGACCTGAAGACTCATCAGAGATCCCACAGTgaagagaagccttaccactgctctctttgtgggaagagtttcaatCAGCCAGGAAATCTAAAAAGTCATCAGCGAATTCACATTGGAGAGAAGCCTGCCTGTGCTTTAAATTTGATTGTcaaagaggaagaggatgagaagGAAATCGATGAGAAGGAAAAAGGAGAagttgaggaagaggaggaaaataGTGGTGTAATTGACCTAGGTACATTAAGACTTCCTGGTCGTGGGAGTTACCCCTGTcctcaatgtggaaagagtttcagtTCTTCAGGTAATCTAAAAAATCATCAAAGagtacacactggagagaaacctttccACTGTGCCacatgtgggaagagtttcagtgAAAAAGTCAACCTTACGAGACACGAGAGGGTACATagtggagagaagccttaccactgcacccaatgtgggaagagcttcaatcaTTCTGGAAGCCTTAAGGAGCATCAAAGAGTACATACAGGGGAGAAACCTTACCACTGCTCTCTTTGTTGGAAGAATTTCAGTCAGCCAGGAAACCTTAAGAAACACCAGAGAATacatacaggggagaagccttaccactgctctctGTGCGGAAAGAATTTTCGTTTCGCAGGAGACCTAAAGAATCATCAGAGATCACACAgtggggagaagccttaccaatgCTCTCTATGTGGGAAGGGATTCACTCAGCTAAGAATTCTTAAAAGTCATCAGAGGATACATATTGGAGAGACGCCTGCCTGTGCGTTCAATGTATTTgtccaggaggaggagagggaaatcaatgtggaggaaaagagagctgttgaggaagaggaggacaataGTGGTGTAGTTGACCCAAATATATCAATACTACTTGGTCGTGGTCGTTACCCCTGCCCTCAATGTGAGAAGAGTTTCCGTTCCTCAAGTAATCTAAAAAATCATCAAAGagtacacactggagagaaacctttccACTGCTCCCAATGTGGGAGGGGTTTCAGTGAGAAAGTAAACCttaagagacatgagagagtacatagtggagagaagccttaccactgcaccacatgtgggaagagtttcaatCATTCAGGAAGCCTTAAAGAACATCAGAGAATTCATACAGGCGAGAAACCGTACCACTGCTCACTGTGCGGAAATAATTTCCGTTTTGCGGGAGACCTAAAGAATCATCAGAGATCACAcagtggagagaagccttaccactgcactCAGTGTGGAGAGAGATTCACTCAGCTAAGAAGTCTAAGAAGGCATGAGAGAATATCCATTGGAGCAAAGCCTGCCTGTGCTTTCAATGTGATTGtccaagaggaggaggaggagggaggagagagagaagttgagggagaggagagtaacGTGAAATAA